Proteins found in one Saccharopolyspora phatthalungensis genomic segment:
- a CDS encoding ATP-dependent helicase — protein sequence MLGGLDPDQRAAAEVPGGPLLIVAGPGTGKTRTVTHRLAHLVLERDVPASQCLAITFTRRAAEEMTERLQALIGPDAQQMTVATFHSFGLRILREHHVQLGLGADFGLADSARQHEILTAITGDERTARRVQAQLSPVRRGGDGDPETEAALAAYLAELRQQNLVDFDDLVVLAVQLLTDHPAIGEEYRRRYRWITVDEYQDVDELQYRLLRLLAPAGANLTAIGDPDQAIYSFRGADVGFFLRFEQDYPSAPVLALTRNYRSGVHILDGAIRAITPSTLVPDRRLHPASNRQAHPIVVHQAGDERTEAAFVARTIDQLLGGASFHSLDSGRVLGDGPGGVGFNDIAVLYRTDAQSHAILDELTRCGLPVQKRSHDRLSARPGVDLLVREMLHVAARTGPVADQLRLAAKAVADTVPEDTRPDIHTAVELLGPLAQRCGQDVPRFCREVLLGAEVDTLDPRAEAISLLTLHAAKGLEFPVVFLIGCEDGLLPLRWPGTEPTVAEVAEERRLFFVGMTRAQDHLYLTRATRRTIRGTQQDRTSSPFLNPLGEAIIQSEAPARRVRPAQLPLL from the coding sequence GTGCTGGGCGGTCTGGATCCCGACCAGCGCGCGGCGGCCGAAGTCCCGGGCGGGCCGCTGCTGATCGTGGCCGGCCCGGGCACCGGCAAGACCCGCACCGTCACCCACCGGCTGGCGCACCTGGTGCTGGAGCGCGATGTCCCCGCCAGCCAGTGCCTGGCGATCACCTTCACCCGCCGGGCCGCCGAGGAGATGACCGAACGCCTGCAAGCCCTGATCGGCCCGGACGCGCAGCAGATGACCGTGGCCACCTTCCACTCATTCGGCCTGCGGATCCTGCGGGAACACCACGTGCAGCTCGGCCTCGGCGCCGATTTCGGCCTGGCCGATTCCGCCCGCCAGCACGAGATCCTCACCGCGATCACCGGCGACGAACGCACCGCGCGGCGGGTGCAGGCACAGCTCTCGCCCGTGCGCCGGGGCGGCGACGGCGACCCGGAAACCGAGGCGGCGCTGGCGGCGTACCTGGCGGAATTGCGCCAGCAGAACCTGGTCGACTTCGACGACCTCGTCGTGCTGGCGGTGCAGCTGCTCACCGACCATCCCGCAATCGGCGAGGAATACCGGCGCCGCTACCGGTGGATCACCGTCGACGAATACCAGGACGTCGACGAGCTCCAGTACCGGCTGCTGCGGCTGCTCGCCCCGGCCGGGGCCAACCTCACCGCCATCGGCGACCCCGACCAGGCGATCTACTCCTTCCGCGGTGCCGACGTCGGATTCTTCCTGCGCTTCGAGCAGGACTACCCGAGCGCGCCGGTGCTGGCGCTGACCCGCAACTACCGCAGCGGCGTCCACATCCTCGACGGCGCGATCCGCGCCATCACACCGTCCACACTGGTCCCCGACCGCCGGCTGCACCCGGCCTCGAACCGCCAAGCCCACCCCATCGTGGTCCACCAGGCCGGTGATGAACGCACGGAGGCGGCCTTCGTGGCGCGCACGATCGACCAGCTGCTCGGCGGCGCCTCGTTTCATTCCCTCGACAGCGGCCGCGTCCTCGGCGACGGACCCGGCGGCGTCGGCTTCAACGACATCGCAGTGCTGTACCGCACCGACGCGCAGTCGCACGCGATCCTCGATGAGTTGACCCGCTGCGGCCTGCCGGTGCAGAAACGCTCGCACGACCGGCTTTCCGCGCGCCCCGGCGTTGACCTCCTGGTGCGCGAGATGCTGCACGTCGCCGCCCGCACCGGCCCGGTAGCCGATCAGCTGCGCCTGGCGGCCAAGGCCGTTGCCGACACCGTGCCCGAAGACACCCGGCCCGACATCCACACCGCGGTGGAGCTGCTCGGCCCGCTGGCGCAGCGGTGCGGCCAGGATGTGCCGCGGTTCTGCCGCGAGGTGCTGCTTGGCGCCGAGGTCGACACGCTGGACCCGCGCGCCGAGGCCATCTCCTTGCTGACCCTGCACGCCGCCAAGGGCCTGGAGTTCCCGGTGGTCTTTCTCATCGGCTGCGAGGACGGCCTGCTTCCGCTGCGCTGGCCGGGCACCGAGCCCACCGTGGCGGAAGTGGCCGAGGAGCGCCGGCTGTTCTTCGTCGGCATGACCCGGGCTCAAGACCACCTCTACCTCACCCGGGCGACCCGCCGAACGATCCGCGGAACCCAACAGGACCGGACGAGTTCGCCGTTCCTGAATCCTCTCGGCGAGGCGATTATCCAATCCGAAGCCCCCGCCCGGCGCGTCCGCCCGGCCCAGCTGCCCCTGCTGTAG
- a CDS encoding Hsp20/alpha crystallin family protein codes for MTMALDPFFRDLNRLATEVFGSSRMPQTMAMDAYRSGENYVVEFDLPGIDPQSLEVHAENNTLTVRAQRPDRTGGEGDAAVRYLAAERPRGAFSRQLSLGDGLDLDHITADYTDGVLTVTLPVAEQAKPRRIEVGHGGGRKVIEGAPAE; via the coding sequence ATGACGATGGCGTTGGATCCGTTCTTCCGGGATCTCAACCGGTTGGCCACCGAGGTGTTCGGCAGCAGCCGGATGCCGCAGACCATGGCCATGGACGCCTACCGGTCCGGGGAGAACTACGTCGTCGAGTTCGACCTACCGGGCATCGACCCGCAGTCGCTGGAGGTCCACGCGGAAAACAACACCCTGACCGTGCGCGCCCAGCGCCCCGACCGCACTGGCGGCGAGGGTGACGCCGCGGTCCGCTACCTGGCGGCCGAACGCCCGCGGGGCGCCTTCTCCCGGCAGCTGTCGCTGGGCGATGGCCTGGATCTGGACCACATCACCGCCGACTACACCGACGGGGTGCTCACCGTGACTCTGCCCGTGGCCGAGCAGGCCAAGCCCCGCCGCATCGAGGTCGGCCACGGCGGGGGCCGCAAGGTCATCGAAGGCGCCCCGGCTGAATGA
- a CDS encoding helix-turn-helix domain-containing protein: MVDSPSPERARTAFDDADYPAYTMGRAADMLGVTPDFLRSLDAAGLLTPDRSTGGHRRYSRTELTLAARVRELLDSDLTILTAACRIAQLERDLTTTRQHLAALDTPPRHTRRA; the protein is encoded by the coding sequence ATGGTCGACTCCCCCTCACCGGAGCGTGCGCGCACAGCGTTCGACGACGCCGACTACCCCGCCTACACCATGGGCCGGGCCGCCGACATGCTCGGCGTCACCCCCGACTTCCTGCGCAGCCTGGACGCCGCCGGGCTGCTGACCCCCGACCGCTCCACCGGCGGGCACCGCCGCTACAGCCGCACCGAACTCACCCTCGCCGCCCGCGTGCGCGAACTCCTCGACAGCGACCTGACCATCCTCACCGCCGCCTGCCGCATCGCCCAACTCGAACGCGACCTCACCACCACCCGGCAGCACCTGGCCGCACTCGACACCCCACCCCGGCACACGCGCCGAGCGTGA
- a CDS encoding recombinase family protein, with amino-acid sequence MRSVSELYRLCRDLADILAVRDWCRAHGVKLRVLSGALSGIVDLAATDATTTMLVNVLVSVGQFQRDLQNELARDGLAAAWAQGAKSGRRPRLAQLGVLEEVRQAFRDGASIAALAREHQVSRVAIRTAVADLMPDRPERPAATADEPQPVRIEIPGKIARHLPNTTTWTTSNATPCGRVAKSAAVRATSLHVTALPDVHQALLAAAAALGGEGASPADRKAYRIYADRLNNA; translated from the coding sequence ATGCGATCCGTCTCCGAGCTGTACCGGCTGTGCCGCGACCTGGCCGACATCCTGGCGGTGCGGGACTGGTGCCGCGCGCATGGGGTGAAGCTGCGCGTGCTGTCCGGCGCGCTGTCGGGCATCGTGGACCTAGCCGCCACTGACGCGACCACCACCATGCTGGTCAACGTCCTGGTCTCGGTCGGCCAGTTCCAGCGCGACCTGCAGAACGAACTCGCCCGTGATGGCCTGGCCGCCGCGTGGGCGCAAGGGGCGAAGTCCGGACGCCGGCCGCGCCTGGCCCAGCTCGGTGTCTTGGAGGAGGTGCGGCAGGCGTTCCGCGACGGCGCCAGCATCGCCGCACTGGCCCGCGAACACCAGGTCAGCCGGGTCGCCATCCGCACCGCCGTGGCCGACCTGATGCCCGACCGCCCCGAGCGGCCCGCGGCCACCGCTGACGAGCCGCAGCCGGTGCGCATCGAGATCCCCGGCAAGATCGCTCGCCACCTGCCGAACACGACGACCTGGACGACGTCGAACGCCACGCCCTGCGGCAGGGTCGCGAAGTCCGCCGCGGTCAGGGCTACAAGCCTGCACGTCACCGCGCTACCGGACGTACACCAGGCGCTGCTCGCCGCTGCGGCGGCGCTGGGAGGCGAAGGCGCATCCCCGGCCGACCGCAAGGCGTACCGGATCTACGCGGACCGGCTGAACAACGCCTGA
- a CDS encoding NACHT domain-containing protein gives MAEDGEIHNQSTGYVAGHSVQAGAVHGDILLLPQRSALLGAGEAQTKVVQDLATEVRTLSAQEMRHWGITSADALSVRWHTASEDLLDHWEKIHGVTGRDDRMSLAGHFTVIRDTYQAIHSKRLVILGKAGAGKTVLAHRLIIDLLQDTKVPGPVPVLFSLSAWSPASTGLQPWLVRQLLRDFPFLEARDPATRKRMAEALVDSEMILPVLDGFDEIPARHHPDAISEISDVDWPLVVTSRSGEYTRAAHEVNAVGRAAAIEVQDLSVEEAHRFLRLGTTKSRSPEWDTVFNHLRTAPGDTASQNLTPVLTTPLMVMLAHTIHNGTPARHPDELLDTRRFPTDTDIEEYLLGRYLDTVYRDRDTNSRGKRQPDWAPDRVRHWLGYLADHLGQRNTHDLTWWQLSTTLRRSTRILTTMGAVGLVGGLAGVLMVGLLSAVGGFVGTLAIGSSRALALGLAAGPAIGLAAGLATGLVNEVRLRHRHTAVEPERLRLRIRRNTERARHFPGTRKLLSGFNAGFAFGFAIGLVGGVLDFVSGLVGGFAVGLVVAPATGLAVGLVNVVLVVLGDSHDPREAVSPWQLLRTDRTVTLIRAILAGSTVGLSVGLVDGFLSTTVFGLVAGFAVGLMVTQAFLLRSTWGTWLLFGRVWLPLTGRLPWRVKRFLEDAYDRGVLRQAGSLYQFRHARLRDHLARHYRTKR, from the coding sequence GTGGCGGAGGACGGCGAGATCCATAACCAGAGCACCGGCTATGTTGCCGGGCATTCCGTTCAGGCCGGTGCCGTACATGGCGATATCCTGTTGTTACCGCAAAGATCCGCCCTGCTGGGAGCCGGGGAGGCACAAACCAAGGTGGTCCAGGATCTCGCCACCGAAGTGCGGACACTCAGCGCACAAGAGATGCGGCACTGGGGGATCACCAGTGCGGACGCGCTCTCAGTGCGCTGGCACACCGCATCCGAGGACCTGCTCGATCACTGGGAGAAGATCCACGGAGTAACCGGTCGTGATGATCGGATGTCGTTGGCGGGGCATTTCACGGTTATCCGGGACACCTACCAGGCCATCCACTCAAAACGTCTGGTAATCCTCGGGAAAGCCGGCGCGGGTAAGACCGTGCTGGCACACCGCCTCATCATTGACCTGCTTCAAGACACCAAGGTGCCCGGTCCGGTACCGGTGCTGTTCAGCCTTAGCGCCTGGAGCCCCGCCTCGACCGGGCTGCAACCCTGGCTGGTCCGGCAACTCCTGCGCGACTTCCCCTTCCTCGAAGCCCGGGACCCGGCCACCAGGAAAAGAATGGCCGAGGCGCTCGTCGACAGCGAAATGATCCTTCCCGTCCTCGACGGCTTCGACGAAATCCCCGCCCGGCATCACCCCGATGCGATCAGCGAGATCAGTGACGTCGACTGGCCACTTGTCGTCACCAGCCGATCCGGTGAATACACCCGGGCCGCCCATGAGGTCAACGCGGTCGGGCGTGCCGCGGCCATCGAGGTCCAAGACCTCTCCGTTGAGGAAGCTCACCGGTTTTTACGCCTCGGCACCACCAAATCCCGGAGCCCGGAATGGGACACGGTTTTCAACCATCTGCGCACTGCGCCCGGCGACACCGCGAGTCAGAACCTCACTCCGGTGCTGACGACGCCCTTGATGGTCATGCTGGCCCACACCATCCATAACGGCACCCCGGCACGCCACCCCGACGAACTCCTCGATACCCGGCGTTTTCCCACCGACACAGACATCGAGGAATACCTGCTCGGCCGCTACCTGGACACCGTCTACCGCGACCGCGACACCAACTCACGCGGAAAACGACAACCGGACTGGGCCCCTGACCGGGTCCGGCACTGGCTCGGCTACCTCGCCGACCACCTCGGACAACGCAACACCCACGACCTCACCTGGTGGCAACTTTCCACCACCCTGCGCCGCAGCACCCGCATCCTCACCACCATGGGCGCGGTCGGGCTCGTAGGTGGGCTCGCCGGCGTGCTCATGGTCGGGTTGCTGTCGGCAGTGGGTGGATTCGTCGGCACGCTTGCCATCGGGAGTTCGCGCGCGCTGGCTCTCGGGCTCGCGGCCGGGCCCGCTATCGGGCTCGCGGCCGGGCTCGCTACCGGGCTGGTCAACGAAGTGAGACTCCGGCACAGACACACCGCCGTAGAACCAGAACGGCTACGGCTGCGCATTCGGAGAAACACCGAGCGAGCTCGACATTTCCCGGGGACCAGGAAGCTTCTGTCCGGGTTCAATGCCGGATTCGCGTTCGGGTTCGCGATCGGGCTTGTGGGCGGGGTACTCGACTTTGTGTCCGGGCTCGTGGGCGGATTCGCAGTCGGGCTCGTAGTCGCGCCCGCGACCGGGCTCGCTGTCGGTCTCGTGAATGTCGTCTTGGTAGTACTGGGCGACAGCCATGATCCTCGAGAAGCAGTCAGCCCGTGGCAACTTTTAAGGACCGACCGCACCGTCACACTCATCCGTGCGATCCTGGCTGGGTCCACGGTCGGACTCTCGGTCGGACTCGTGGACGGTTTCCTGAGCACTACGGTATTCGGACTCGTGGCCGGGTTCGCGGTCGGACTCATGGTCACGCAGGCCTTCTTATTGCGGTCAACGTGGGGAACCTGGCTGCTATTCGGTCGCGTGTGGCTCCCGCTTACCGGTCGCCTGCCGTGGCGTGTGAAACGCTTCCTCGAAGACGCCTACGACCGAGGCGTCCTGCGCCAGGCCGGTTCGCTTTACCAATTCCGCCACGCTCGACTCCGGGATCACCTCGCCCGGCATTACCGCACCAAACGCTGA